A section of the Phaseolus vulgaris cultivar G19833 chromosome 8, P. vulgaris v2.0, whole genome shotgun sequence genome encodes:
- the LOC137824635 gene encoding uncharacterized protein, which produces MAMDWFVSLPEGHITSFAQLSRLFREQYLANRAPAPVSYDLFDVKQYQGKTLKEYISRFGAQVLKVGTTDEPMIMYTFRKGVCPGSFSKSLNRSRPKTFAEVRRRAVEHIASEGEVYEKCTTAAPAQPRAQIRTQPARVHEAATERRNPDRKRTYETRRTQPRGRAEGRKEGNRPLRHNFVVELKDLIVVPNIADRLRPLVKSDKILGPHKESWCKFHEAFGHHINNCLALGYQLDELVKNGFLKDFLAGSTATPDAATPEEGQAHEVPTHGEVHTISDGFSGGGPTASQRKKYVRSVNLVAEEFPDDPWESDLVFTRADQRDVVPHDNDPVVISVVTTGRKVIGFSSTRAVPQMSCSGRPSTSYNYPLTS; this is translated from the coding sequence atggctatggattggttcgtcagcctcccagagggtcacatcacgtctttcgcaCAACTCTCACGactattcagagagcagtatttagccaacagggccccagccccagtttcgtacgaccttttcgacgtgaagcaataccaagggAAAACCCtgaaagagtacataagccgctttggggcacaggtgTTGAAGGTGGGTACCACAGACGAGCCCATGATCATGTACACATTTAGGAAGGGGGTGTGTCCTGGATCTTTTAGTAAATCGCTAAACCGCAGCCGCCCCAAGACCTTTGCTGAAGTAAGGCGTCGAGCGGTAGAACACATTGCCTCAGAGGGCGAGGTgtacgagaagtgcacgactGCTGCACCTGCGCAACCAAGGGCGCAGATACGCACACAACCCGCTAGGGTCCACGAAGCTGCCACAGAGAGAAGAAACCCAGACAGGAAGCGCACCTACGAGACAAGGAGGACCCAGCCTAGGGGTCGGGCAGAAGGGAGGAAAGAGGGAAATAGACCACTAAGGCACAACTTTGTAGTGGAACTCAAAGACCTCATCGTGGTGCCCAAtatagctgacaggttgaggccactaGTGAAGTCTGACAAGATACTAGGACCTCACAAGGAATCATGGTGCAAATTTCACGAGGCATTTGGGCACCATATTAACAATTGTTTGGCGCTGGgatatcagttggatgagcttgtgaagaatggtttcttgAAGGATTTTCTCGCTGGATCAACTGCAACCCCAGACGCGGCAACGCCAGAGGAAGGTCAAGCGCATGAAGTCCCAACTCAcggagaagtgcacaccatctcTGACGGCTTTTCCGGgggaggacccactgcctctcaacgaAAGAAATACGTAAGGTCAGTAAACTTGGTTGCAGAAGAATTTCCGGAcgacccgtgggagtcagacctcgttttcACAAGAGCTGACCAGCGGGATGTCgtcccacatgacaatgacccggtggtcatttcggtagtcacgacgggaagaaaggtaatagggttctcgtcgaccagggcagttccgcagatgtcatgttctggacgaccttcaacaagctacaaTTATCCCCTGACCTCTTGA